The following are from one region of the Juglans regia cultivar Chandler chromosome 10, Walnut 2.0, whole genome shotgun sequence genome:
- the LOC108984665 gene encoding mini zinc finger protein 2-like, giving the protein MRKRQVVLRRQEPSGNSTTSSATARTVRYGECQKNHAAGIGGYAVDGCREFMASGEEGTGAAFTCAACGCHRNFHRREVESTSTEVGFERASPSSNGR; this is encoded by the coding sequence ATGAGGAAGCGGCAAGTAGTCCTGAGAAGACAAGAACCTTCTGGAAATTCCACCACTTCATCTGCCACCGCCCGGACCGTGAGATATGGGGAGTGCCAAAAGAATCATGCAGCTGGCATCGGGGGTTATGCTGTTGATGGCTGCAGGGAGTTCATGGCTAGTGGGGAGGAAGGGACGGGCGCTGCGTTTACTTGTGCTGCCTGCGGCTGCCACAGGAACTTCCACAGAAGGGAAGTGGAGTCGACGTCGACCGAGGTAGGGTTCGAGCGTGCTTCACCATCTTCAAACGGGAGATAG